From Methanosarcina lacustris Z-7289, one genomic window encodes:
- a CDS encoding ribose 1,5-bisphosphate isomerase, whose product MDKVKETAKKIRTMEIRGAGRIAKAAAEAIRDYAAGLEAASMEEFSSSIQEVSSFLISTRPTAVSLPNAVKLASRYSSGNVEEARQEIIKNANIFIERADRALEKIGQIGSRRIQDGDVIMTHCNSHAALSIITTAFKDGKKISVIATESRPRRQGLLTIRHLNGFGIPTTLIVDSAVRYYMKDVDKVIVGADAIAANGALVNKIGTSQLALAAHEARKSFMVAAETFKFSPGTIVGNPIEIEERAADEVVDPAIIADLSHVQVKNPAFDFTPAEYIDMIVTDIGIIPPAMAYTVIKDHLGWEVEEI is encoded by the coding sequence ATGGATAAAGTTAAGGAAACCGCAAAAAAAATCCGGACAATGGAAATCCGGGGCGCAGGCAGGATTGCAAAAGCTGCGGCTGAAGCCATCAGGGATTATGCTGCAGGGCTCGAGGCAGCTTCAATGGAGGAGTTTAGTTCCAGCATCCAGGAAGTTTCAAGTTTTCTTATCAGTACCCGCCCAACAGCTGTTTCCCTTCCGAATGCCGTAAAACTTGCTTCGAGATATTCTTCAGGAAATGTAGAAGAAGCACGGCAGGAAATCATCAAAAATGCAAACATTTTTATAGAGAGAGCAGATCGCGCACTTGAAAAAATTGGACAAATCGGGTCAAGAAGAATTCAGGACGGAGACGTTATTATGACCCACTGCAACTCTCATGCTGCTCTTTCCATCATCACTACGGCTTTTAAAGACGGAAAGAAGATCTCGGTAATCGCCACCGAAAGCCGCCCACGGCGTCAGGGCTTATTGACGATCCGGCACCTTAACGGCTTTGGAATCCCAACAACCCTTATCGTGGACTCTGCCGTGCGTTACTACATGAAAGACGTGGACAAAGTTATTGTTGGGGCTGACGCAATTGCAGCCAACGGAGCTCTTGTAAACAAGATTGGGACTTCTCAGCTTGCTCTTGCTGCCCATGAAGCCAGAAAAAGTTTCATGGTAGCTGCCGAGACATTCAAGTTCAGCCCGGGCACCATTGTAGGAAATCCCATAGAAATAGAAGAAAGGGCTGCAGATGAAGTAGTCGATCCTGCAATTATTGCAGACCTCTCTCACGTGCAGGTAAAAAACCCGGCTTTTGACTTTACCCCTGCTGAATACATTGATATGATCGTAACTGATATTGGAATTATCCCGCCTGCGATGGCATATACTGTCATAAAAGATCACCTGG
- a CDS encoding helix-turn-helix transcriptional regulator — protein sequence MNSQLLELIFLSGKRKDLLLFLNSGPKTIEELKKHLNASSVAVLPQLKKLRDDSLVFKTENVYILSPLGIAIAGRMQEMVSLLKVFDNCYEYWASHAIECIPTSLRSRIGALESCTFSEPPDRTHFFEPHREFVENLAISRRISGIASIFHPLYPSFFRTFATKGVDISILVTRSVYERVKEEYRTELREYLNFENACFYVCDEKIEFSHVVTDSFLSLNLPFSNGIYDQNKDVMCFDSFALQWGEDLFAYYRDISEKITKI from the coding sequence ATGAACAGCCAGCTACTCGAACTAATATTCCTCTCTGGAAAAAGAAAAGATCTCCTCTTATTTTTGAATAGCGGGCCAAAAACAATCGAAGAACTAAAAAAACATCTGAATGCCAGTTCCGTAGCTGTCCTCCCTCAACTAAAAAAACTAAGGGATGACTCTCTGGTGTTCAAGACAGAAAATGTCTACATCCTGTCTCCTCTTGGTATAGCGATAGCCGGGAGAATGCAGGAAATGGTTAGTTTGTTAAAAGTTTTTGATAACTGCTACGAGTACTGGGCAAGCCATGCAATTGAGTGCATACCCACCTCTTTGAGGAGCAGGATTGGAGCTCTGGAAAGCTGTACATTCTCCGAACCTCCTGACAGGACCCACTTCTTTGAACCTCACAGGGAATTTGTGGAAAACCTTGCAATATCAAGACGAATAAGTGGTATTGCCTCCATTTTTCACCCTCTTTACCCATCTTTTTTTCGGACTTTCGCAACAAAAGGAGTGGATATCTCTATTCTTGTAACCCGTTCTGTTTACGAGAGAGTAAAAGAGGAATATCGAACTGAATTGCGAGAATATCTTAATTTCGAGAACGCATGTTTTTATGTATGTGACGAAAAAATCGAATTTTCTCATGTTGTTACTGACAGTTTCCTCTCTCTAAATCTTCCTTTTTCGAACGGTATTTATGACCAGAATAAGGACGTCATGTGTTTCGACTCCTTTGCCCTTCAGTGGGGAGAAGACCTTTTTGCTTACTACAGGGACATATCAGAAAAAATAACTAAAATCTGA